One genomic segment of Desmodus rotundus isolate HL8 chromosome 5, HLdesRot8A.1, whole genome shotgun sequence includes these proteins:
- the OR5M9 gene encoding olfactory receptor 5M9 produces the protein MPNFTDVTEFILLGLTSRQELQVLFFVVFLVVYIITLLGNIGMIILISISPQLQSPMYFFLSHLSFVDIWFSSNVTPKMLENLLSETKTISYVGCLVQCYFFIALVHVEVYVLAVMAFDRYMAICNPLLYSSKMSRTVCVRLISVPYVYGFSVSLICTLWTYGLSFCGNFEINHFYCADPPLIKIACGGIHIKEYTMIVIAGINFTYSLSVVLISYTLIVVAVLRMHSADGRKKAFSTCGSHLTAVTMFYGTLIFMYLRRPTEESVEQGKIVAVFYTTVIPMLNPMIYSLRNKDVKEAVNKVIIKAKLGQ, from the coding sequence ATGCCAAATTTCACAGATGTgacagaatttattcttctggGGTTGACCAGTCGCCAGGAGCTTCAAGTTCTCTTTTTTGTGGTGTTCCTAGTAGTTTACATAATCACTCTATTGGGAAACATTGGTATGATCATTTTGATCAGCATCAGTCCCCAGCTTCAGAGCCCTATGTACTTTTTCTTGAGTCATTTGTCTTTTGTGGATATATGGTTCTCTtccaatgtcacccccaaaatGCTGGAAAACTTATTGTCAGAGACAAAAACCATTTCCTATGTGGGGTGTCTGGTGCAGTGTTACTTTTTCATTGCCCTTGTGCATGTGGAGGTCTATGTCTTGGCTGTGATGGCCTTTGATCGCTACATGGCCATCTGCAACCCTTTGCTTTACAGCAGTAAAATGTCCAGGACTGTCTGTGTTCGGCTCATTTCTGTGCCCTATGTCTACGGATTCTCTGTTAGTCTAATATGCACACTGTGGACATACGGCTTGTCCTTCTGCGGAAACTTTGAAATCAACCACTTCTATTGTGCAGACCCTCCTCTCATCAAGATTGCCTGCGGGGGCATCCACATCAAAGAATACACAATGATTGTGATTGCTGGAATTAACTTCACATACTCCCTCTCAGTGGTCCTCATCTCCTACACCCTCATTGTAGTAGCTGTGCTACGCATGCACTCTGCTGACGGAAGGAAGAAGGCATTCTCTACCTGTGGGTCCCACTTGACAGCTGTTACCATGTTTTATGGGACTCTCATCTTCATGTATCTTAGGCGGCCTACCGAGGAATCTGTGGAGCAGGGGAAAATAGTGGCCGTATTTTACACCACAGTGATCCCCATGTTGAACCCCATGATCTACAGTTTGAGAAACAAAGATGTGAAAGAGGCTGTCAACAAAGTAATCATTAAGGCAAAGTTGGGGCAGTGA
- the LOC112319930 gene encoding olfactory receptor 8U3-like produces the protein MAERNSTGVTEFILLGFSVHREIEIVLFLLISAVYTLTLVGNIGMISLIQLDARLHTPMYFFLSNLAFVDICYSSSIAPKFLETLLTQHRSISFHACATQLGFFLNFLISEMFLLAVMAYDRYVAICNPLLYRVIMSRKVCLQLVTGPYLYSFSVALLHTVVTFQLVYCGPNIINHFYCDDVPLMALACSDTSLKEVLIFIFAGFNMISSLTTVLISYLYIVAAILRIRSTEGRSKAFSTCASHLTAVTIFYGTLIFMYLQPKSSHSLDTDKMASVFYTIVIPMLNPMIYSLRNQEVKSALRKSIEKCYGLPLTNFKK, from the coding sequence ATGGCTGAAAGGAATAGCACCGGGGTGACAGAATTCATTCTTTTGGGCTTTTCAGTGCATAGGGAGATTGAAATCGTTCTCTTTCTGCTCATTTCAGCGGTCTATACTCTAACTTTGGTAGGGAACATTGGGATGATTTCATTAATCCAACTGGATGCTCGACTTCACACGcccatgtactttttcctcagtAATCTGGCCTTTGTTGACATTTGTTACTCCTCTTCAATAGCCCCCAAGTTCCTGGAGACCCTCCTGACCCAGCACAGGTCTATATCCTTCCATGCATGTGCAACACAGCTGGGCTTTTTCCTGAACTTCTTGATCTCGGAGATGTTCCTTCTTGCAGTAATGGCTtatgaccgctatgtggccatctgcaaTCCTCTTCTCTACAGGGTGATCATGTCCCGAAAGGTGTGTCTGCAGCTGGTAACGGGCCCCTACTTATACAGCTTTTCTGTTGCTTTGCTCCACACAGTTGTTACCTTCCAATTGGTCTATTGTGGCCCCAATATTATCAATCACTTCTACTGTGACGATGTCCCTTTAATGGCCCTTGCCTGCTCGGACACCAGCCTCAAAGAGGTCTTGATTTTCATCTTTGCTGGATTCAACATGATCAGCTCTTTGACCACCGTTCTTATTTCTTACTTATACATTGTGGCTGCCATTCTGAGAATCCGATCTACAGAAGGGAGGAGCAAAGCGTTCTCGACCTGTGCCTCTCATCTGACTGCTGTGACTATATTCTACGGGACCCTCATCTTCATGTATCTGCAGCCAAAATCGAGCCACTCCCTGGACACAGACAAAATGGCCTCAGTGTTCTATACAATAGTCATTCCGATGCTGAACCCCATGATCTACAGTTTGAGGAACCAAGAGGTAAAAAGCGCCTTGAGAAAAAGCATTGAAAAATGTTATGGCCTGCCTTtaacaaactttaaaaagtga
- the OR8U3 gene encoding olfactory receptor 8U3: MMEVNITYVTEFILKGITDRPELQAPCFVVFLIIYLVTVLGNLGLITLIQTDARLHTPMYYFLSHLAFVDFCYSSAITPKMMVNFVVEHNTISFHACATQLGCFLTCMITECFLLASMAYDRYVAICSPLHYSTVMSKRVCVQLVAVPYIYSFLVALFHTIITFRLTYCGPNVINHFYCDDIPLLALSCSDTHMKEILIFAFAGFDMICSSSIVLISYIFIITSIIRIRSTQGRRKAISTCGSHMVAVTLFYGTLIFMYLQPKSNHSLDTDKMASVFYTVVIPMLNPLIYSLRNKEVKGASKKVWNKGCETFKILKLRK; this comes from the coding sequence ATGATGGAAGTTAATATCACTTATGTCACTGAATTTATTCTCAAGGGAATTACAGATCGGCCAGAGCTTCAGGCCCCATGCTTTGTGGTGTTTTTAATCATCTATCTGGTCACAGTGCTGGGTAACCTTGGCCTGATAACCTTAATCCAAACTGATGCTCGACTCCACACACCTATGTATTATTTCCTCAGTCACTTGGCCTTTGTTGACTTTTGCTACTCTTCTGCTATCACGCCGAAGATGATGGTGAACTTCGTTGTGGAACACAACACCATTTCTTTCCATGCCTGCGCCACTCAACTGGGTTGTTTTCTCACCTGCATGATCACCGAGTGTTTCCTTCTCGCGTCTATGGCCTATGATCGCTACGTGGCCATCTGTAGTCCCCTGCATTACTCAACTGTGATGTCCAAACGGGTCTGTGTTCAGCTGGTGGCAGTTCCATACATATACAGCTTTCTGGTTGCTCTGTTCCATACCATTATCACCTTCCGTCTAACTTACTGTGGCCCCAATGTCATCAATCATTTCTACTGTGATGACATCCCCCTCTTGGCTCTGTCCTGCTCAGACACACACATGAAGGAGATTCTGATATTTGCCTTTGCCGGCTTTGATATGATCTGTTCCTCTTCCATTGTCCTCATCTCCTATATCTTTATCATCACCTCCATCATAAGGATCCGCTCCACCCAGGGGCGACGCAAGGCCATTTCTACCTGTGGCTCCCATATGGTGGCTGTTACTCTTTTCTACGGCACCTTGATCTTCATGTACCTGCAGCCCAAATCCAACCACTCCCTGGACACAGACAAAATGGCATCTGTATTTTACACAGTTGTGATCCCCATGTTGAACCCCCTCATCTATAGTCTCAGAAACAAAGAGGTCAAAGGTGCCTCCAAGAAAGTCTGGAATAAAGGATGtgaaacctttaaaatattaaaattaagaaaatga
- the LOC128779136 gene encoding olfactory receptor 8U9 codes for MKCMAQINCTQVKEFILTGLTDRQDLKTPLFVVFLTIYLFTVVGNLGLILVIRTDARLNTPMYFFLSNLAFVDFCYTSAITPKMLGNFLYKQNVISFNACAAQLGCFLAFMTAECLLLASMAYDRYVAICNPLLYMVVMSPGVCIQLVAAPYSYSFLVALFHTILTFRLSYCHSNVINHFYCDDMPLLRLTCSDTHSKQIWIFACAGIMFISSLLVVFVSYVYIISAILRIRSAEGRRKAFSTCGSHMLAVTIFYGTLIFMYLQPSSNHSLDTDKMASVFYTVIIPMLNPLIYSLRNKEVKDALKKAVISRNKASLFVILRK; via the coding sequence ATGAAATGCATGGCCCAGATCAACTGCACCCAGGTTAAGGAGTTTATTCTCACGGGCCTCACAGATCGACAGGACTTGAAGACGCctctctttgtggttttcttaACTATCTACCTCTTCACAGTAGTAGGCAACCTGGGTTTGATCCTTGTCATTAGAACAGATGCAAGACTCAACACACCAATGTATTTCTTCCTTAGCAACCTGGCTTTTGTCGATTTTTGTTATACTTCTGCCATTACGCCCAAAATGCTTGGGAACTTCCTGTACAAACAGAATGTTATCTCCTTCAATGCCTGTGCTGCTCAGCTAGGCTGTTTCCTGGCCTTCATGACAGCTGAATGCTTGCTACTCGCTTCCATGGCCTATGACCGATATGTGGCCATTTGTAACCCCCTTCTCTACATGGTTGTAATGTCCCCAGGGGTCTGCATTCAGCTTGTGGCTGCCCCCTATAGTTACAGCTTCCTGGTTGCACTGTTTCATACCATCCTCACCTTTCGTCTCTCCTATTGCCACTCCAATGTCATCAATCATTTCTACTGTGATGACATGCCCCTCCTCAGGCTAACTTGCTCAGACACTCATTCCAAACAGATATGGATCTTTGCCTGTGCTGGTATCAtgttcatttcttctcttctggttgtttttgtctCCTATGTGTATATTATTTCTGCCATCCTGAGGATCCGCTCAGCCGAGGGCAGGCGCAAGGCTTTCTCCACATGTGGCTCCCACATGCTGGCGGTCACCATATTCTATGGGACCCTGATCTTTATGTACTTACAGCCAAGCTCTAACCATTCCCTTGACACAGATAAGATGGCCTCTGTCTTCTACACAGTGATCATTCCTATGCTGAACCCCTTGATCTACAGCCTTCGGAACAAGGAGGTGAAAGACGCCCTGAAGAAAGCAGTCATCAGTAGAAATAAGGCTTCTCTGTTCGTGATATTAAGAAAGTGA
- the LOC112319945 gene encoding olfactory receptor 5AL1, whose product MAKGNHSVVTEFILLGLTDNPELQAIILFCVFLLIYLVTAFGNLGLIVLIQVSPQLHTPMYFFLCHLAFVDFYGTSAITPNTLVNSLREIKSMSLYACATQVCCFITFSVWELFMLSVMAYDQYVAICNPLLYAVLMPRKLCVQMVTSSYIYGFTVGLVQAVATFHMSFCDSNVVNQFYCDDVPLIALACSDTQVKQLMLLIIAGFNIFCSLTIVLVSYVFILFSILRIRSAVGRQKAFSTCASHLFSITIYYGTLSFMYLQPKSSHSLDKDKLTSVFYAVVIPMLNPLIYSLRNQEVKSALKKIIEKVCSS is encoded by the exons atggcAAAAGGCAATCATTCAGTAGTCACTGAGTTTATCCTCTTGGGCCTAACAGATAATCCAGAGCTTCAAGCCATTATTCTCTTTTGTGTATTCTTACTGATCTACTTAGTTACTGCCTTCGGTAATCTGGGTTTGATCGTGCTAATTCAGGTCAGTCCTCAGCTTCACACacctatgtatttttttctatgccATCTGGCTTTTGTTGATTTCTATGGTACCTCTGCCATCACACCAAACACCCTTGTGAACTCTTTACGTGAAATTAAAAGTATGTCATTGTATGCATGTGCCACTCAAGTGTGTTGCTTTATCACATTTTCAGTGTGGGAATTGTTCATGCTCTCTGTCATGGCATATGATCAGTACGTGGCCATCTGCAACCCCTTACTCTATGCAGTCCTCATGCCTAGGAAACTCTGCGTTCAAATGGTCACTAGCTCTTATATTTATGGATTCACTGTGGGACTCGTACAAGCAGTAGCGACATTCCACATGTCTTTCTGTGACTCTAATGTGGTCAACCAGTTTTACTGTGATGACGTTCCCTTGATTGCTCTGGCCTGTTCTGATACCCAAGTCAAACAGCTGATGTTGTTAATCATTGCTGGGTTCAATATTTTCTGTTCTCTCACCATTGTTCTTGTATCCTATGTATTCATTCTCTTCTCCATCTTAAGGATCCGTTCTGCTGTAGGAAGACAGAAAGCCTTTTCTACCTGTGCTTCTCACCTGTTTTCTATTACTATATATTATGGGACCCTCAGTTTTATGTACCTTCAGCCTAAGTCAAGTCACTCACTAGATAAAGACAAATTGACCTCAGTATTCTATGCAGTGGTGATTCCCATGCTAAACCCATTGATCTACAGCTTGAGGAATCAGGAGGtaaaaagtgctttgaaaaaaataattgaaaaggtATGTTCTA GTTGA